The following are from one region of the Desulfovibrio sp. Fe33 genome:
- a CDS encoding GNAT family N-acetyltransferase yields the protein MDTTTRNDDASEEMREVRISTGITPEDVETVLNMAASSGLFSSDAMMSAEDMAWDCAYGNGEEAQTFLVAKLEDAEESRIIGFLCYGPIMHWPGEFELYGITVDPEFRRLGIGSALVAEMIRRVARETGRSIFLETGEGRAFENAHRFYEANDFSLQQRFCKQFIPMEGGLVYRLLIDEDDAENQYQ from the coding sequence ATGGACACGACAACCAGAAATGACGACGCTTCCGAGGAAATGCGGGAAGTCCGCATCTCCACCGGCATCACGCCCGAGGACGTGGAAACCGTCCTGAACATGGCAGCCTCCAGCGGGCTGTTTTCGTCGGACGCGATGATGTCCGCCGAGGACATGGCCTGGGACTGCGCCTACGGCAACGGTGAGGAGGCCCAGACCTTCCTCGTTGCAAAACTCGAAGATGCGGAGGAGAGCCGGATCATAGGCTTCCTCTGCTACGGCCCGATCATGCACTGGCCCGGCGAGTTCGAGCTCTACGGCATCACCGTGGACCCCGAATTCCGCAGGCTGGGCATCGGCTCGGCCCTTGTGGCCGAAATGATTCGGAGGGTGGCCCGCGAGACGGGACGATCCATATTCCTGGAGACCGGCGAAGGCCGGGCCTTCGAGAACGCGCACCGTTTTTACGAAGCCAACGATTTCTCGTTGCAGCAAAGGTTCTGCAAGCAATTCATTCCCATGGAAGGCGGTCTCGTCTACCGCCTGCTCATCGACGAAGACGACGCGGAAAATCAATACCAATAG